The genomic interval CTCACCTGACGGCACTGGACCTGGCGCCAGCCGTGCTGGTGCGCGAGGCGAGCCGTGCCGGCTTCAGCGCGGTGGGGCTGCGCCTGCATCCAGTGATGCCGGGTGCGCTGGCCTACCCTGTAACGGCGGGCAGCCTGGCGCTGCGTGAGCTCAAGGCGGTGATGGTGGGTGAGGGCGTACGGGTCGCTGATATCGAGTTCGTGTCATTGACGCCCGAGGTGGTGGTCGCCGATTACGAGCCTTTGCTGGCGGCAGGTGCGGAGCTGGGGGCGGTAAGCCTGACGGTGTCGGGCGATGATGCCGATGTCGCGCGGCTGACCGGGCATTTCGCGGCCTTGTGCGAGCTGGCAGGGGGTTATGGCGTGCGCGTGGACCTTGAATTCATGCGCTGGCGGCCGGTGGCGAACGTGCACCAGGCCTATACCGTGGTGGCAGGGGCGGGGCAGGACAACAGCAGCGTGCTGGTCGATGCCCTGCACTTGTTTCGTGCTGGCGCAGCGGTAGCGGACCTTGCCGGAATCGACCCGCGTTACTTGCGCGCCGTGCAGTTGTGCGATGCCCCGCTGCAGGCACCACCCGACAACGGCATCATCCAGGAAGCGCGGGAGGGCAGGCAGTTGCCTGGCCACGGGCAGCTGCCGTTGGCGCAGTTGCTCGCAGCCTTGCCCCACGACGTCAGCCTCAGCGTCGAGGTGCCGTCTGCCCACTTGCAGGGGGCAGAGCGGCTAACGGCAGCTGCGCGAGTCACGCAGGCCTGGCTGAGCGGGGTGCCGGCAGGTCAGGCCTGATCCGGCACCACGGCGATCACATCGATTTCCATCAACCACTCGGCCTGGGCCAGGCCCGCCACCACCAGCCCGGTGGAGATCGGGAACACGCCTTTGAGCCACTTGCCGACTTCCTTGTACACCGGCTCGCGGAAGCGCGGGTCGGTGATGTAGGTGGTGGTCTTGACGATGTGCGACAGGTCCGAGCCGGCCTCTTCAAGCAGTTGCTTGACGTTTTTCATCGCCTGTTCGGCTTGTGCCCGAGGGTCGCCCAGGCCTACCAGGCGCCCTTCGAAGTCGGTGCCCACCTGGCCGCGTACGTAGATGGTGTTGCCGGCACGCACCGCCTGGCACAGGTCGTTGTCCAGGGTCTGGTTAGGGTAGGTGACCTTGGTGTTGAACATGCGGATACGGGTATGGGTTGGCATCAGTGGGCTCCGAGGGTGCTGACGTTGCTGATCGTGGGTTGTTGCTGCTCATCCGCGGCGCGTTGTTCGCTGTCGCGGTAGGCCAGGTAGGTCCGTTGCGTGGCGATGTGCCCGGCGACGTGCTTGGCGTCGTGCCACACGCCCCAGATGAACGACGAGCCGCGGCGTGACAGCCAAGGCAGGCCGAGGAAGTACACGCCAGGCTCGCGGGCAACACCGCGTTGGTGTTGTGGCTTGCCGTTGCTGTCGAAGGTGTCGACCTGCAACCAGCTGAAGTCCACGCCGTAGCCGGTGGCCCAGATGATGGTGCTGACACCGGCCTGGGCCAGGTCGAGTGTGTGCAGCGGGTTGCTCAGGCACTCAGGGTCGGGCAGTTGCTTGCGCGCCTCCGGCTCTTCAGGCAGGTCCAGGCCGTTGCGTTCGATGTAGGCATCGGCGGCATCGAGCAGGGCCAGGTAGTTTTCGTCGCCACGGCGGATGTTGTCTGCCAGGTTGTCCTGGAAGGTGGCAATGCCATCGGCGAACGATTGGGTCAGGCCGACCAGGGTCATGCCTTGGTGGGCGA from Pseudomonas kermanshahensis carries:
- a CDS encoding RidA family protein; protein product: MPTHTRIRMFNTKVTYPNQTLDNDLCQAVRAGNTIYVRGQVGTDFEGRLVGLGDPRAQAEQAMKNVKQLLEEAGSDLSHIVKTTTYITDPRFREPVYKEVGKWLKGVFPISTGLVVAGLAQAEWLMEIDVIAVVPDQA
- a CDS encoding sugar phosphate isomerase/epimerase family protein, with translation MRGLGVAHLTALDLAPAVLVREASRAGFSAVGLRLHPVMPGALAYPVTAGSLALRELKAVMVGEGVRVADIEFVSLTPEVVVADYEPLLAAGAELGAVSLTVSGDDADVARLTGHFAALCELAGGYGVRVDLEFMRWRPVANVHQAYTVVAGAGQDNSSVLVDALHLFRAGAAVADLAGIDPRYLRAVQLCDAPLQAPPDNGIIQEAREGRQLPGHGQLPLAQLLAALPHDVSLSVEVPSAHLQGAERLTAAARVTQAWLSGVPAGQA